Proteins encoded by one window of Channa argus isolate prfri chromosome 1, Channa argus male v1.0, whole genome shotgun sequence:
- the igf2bp3 gene encoding insulin-like growth factor 2 mRNA-binding protein 3 isoform X3, with protein MNKLYIGNVSAGASEEDFETIFEQWKIPHSGPFLVKTGYAFVDCPDEKAAMKAIDVLSGKVELHGKVLEVEHSVPKRQRSCKLQIRNIPPHMQWEVLDSMLAQYGTVESCEQVNTDTETAVVNVRYGAKDQARLAMEKLNGYMMENYALKVTYIPDETAAQEGPSAGGRRGFNARGPPRSTSPGLGARPKVQSDIPLRMLVPTQFVGAIIGKEGATIRNITKQTHSKIDIHRKENAGAAEKPITIHSTPEGCSNACRTIMEIMQKEAVDTKFTEEIPLKILAHNNFVGRLIGKEGRNLKKIEQDTGTKITISPLQDLTLYNPERTITVKGSIEVCSRAEEEVMKKIRESYESDMAAMNLQSNLIPGLNLNALGLFPSGAPGMGPSMSNVPPPGAHSGCSTFGQGHPESETVHLFIPALAVGAIIGKQGQHIKQLSHFAGASIKIAPAEGMDAKQRMVIIVGPPEAQFKAQCRIFGKLKEENFFGPKEEVKLEAHIKVPSFAAGRVIGKGGKTVNELQNLTCAEVVVPRDQTPDENDQVIVKISGHFFACQLAQRKIQEILAQVRRQQQSKPTSGPQPPLPRRK; from the exons ATGAATAAGCTATACATTGGCAACGTGAGCGCAGGGGCGAGCGAAGAGGACTTCGAAACTATCTTTGAGCAGTGGAAGATTCCGCACAGTGGTCCTTTTCTTGTCAAAACTGGCTATGCGTTTGTGGATTGCCCGGACGAGAAGGCTGCAATGAAGGCCATCGATGTTCTTTCAG GTAAAGTTGAACTTCATGGGAAAGTTCTCGAAGTGGAGCACTCGGTCCCCAAACGTCAAAG GAGCTGTAAGCTGCAGATCAGGAACATCCCACCTCACATGCAGTGGGAG GTTTTGGATAGTATGCTCGCTCAGTATGGCACAGTAGAGAGCTGTGAACAAG TAAACACTGACACAGAGACTGCAGTAGTCAACGTTCGATATGGAGCCAAGGATCAAGCCAGGCT TGCAATGGAGAAGCTAAATGGATATATGATGGAGAACTATGCCTTGAAAGTGACCTATATCCCTGATGAGACTGCTGCACAAGAGGGTCCTTCAGCAGGGGGCAGGAGAGGCTTTAATGCCCGTGGACCGCCTCGTTCCACCTCTCCAGGTCTGGGCGCCCGTCCCAAAGTGCAGTCAGACATCCCACTACGCATGCTGGTTCCAACACAGTTTGTAGGTGCAATTATCGGCAAAGAGGGTGCTACTATTCGCAACATCACCAAACAGACCCACTCAAA GATTGATATCcatagaaaagaaaatgcaggtGCAGCAGAGAAACCAATCACAATTCACTCCACCCCTGAAGGTTGTTCGAATGCTTGCAGAACTATCATGGAGATTATGCAGAAGGAGGCCGTCGACACAAAGTT TACTGAGGAGATCCCACTGAAGATCCTTGCACACAACAACTTTGTAGGAAGACTAATTGGGAAGGAAGGACGAAACCTGAAGAAAATCGAGCAGGACACAGGGACCAAGATCACAATCTCACC TCTCCAGGACCTGACTCTGTACAACCCAGAGCGGACCATCACAGTGAAGGGCTCCATAGAAGTATGCTCAAGAGCTGAGGAGGAGGTGATGAAGAAGATCAGGGAATCTTATGAAAGTGACATGGCTGCTATGAAC CTCCAGTCCAACCTGATTCCAGGCTTGAATCTGAATGCTTTAGGTTTATTCCCTAGTGGAGCACCTGGTATGGGTCCCTCTATGTCGAATGTTCCTCCTCCTGGAGCCCACAGTGGATGCTCAACATTTGGG CAGGGACACCCAGAGTCAGAGACAGTTCACCTGTTCATCCCTGCACTTGCGGTGGGAGCCATTATTGGTAAACAGGGTCAACACATCAAACAGTTGTCACACTTTGCCGGAGCTTCAATCAAG ATTGCCCCTGCTGAAGGAATGGATGCCAAACAGAGGATGGTCATCATTGTTGGACCACCAGAGGCTCAATTTAAG GCTCAGTGTCGCATCTTTGGCAAGTTGAAGGAAGAGAATTTTTTTGGACCTAAGGAAGAAGTGAAGCTGGAAGCTCACATCAAGGTTCCCTCCTTTGCCGCTGGACGAGTCATTGGAAAGGGTGGGAAAACG GTGAATGAGCTCCAGAACCTAACGTGTGCAGAAGTAGTGGTTCCCAGGGACCAAACACCTGATGAGAATGACCAGGTTATAGTCAAAATCAGTGGACACTTCTTTGCATGCCAG CTGGCCCAGAGGAAGATTCAAGAGATCCTGGCCCAGGTAAGGAGGCAGCAGCAGTCAAAGCCCACATCTGGGCCCCAACCTCCACTGCCCCGCAGGAAATGA
- the igf2bp3 gene encoding insulin-like growth factor 2 mRNA-binding protein 3 isoform X4: MNKLYIGNVSAGASEEDFETIFEQWKIPHSGPFLVKTGYAFVDCPDEKAAMKAIDVLSGKVELHGKVLEVEHSVPKRQRSCKLQIRNIPPHMQWEVLDSMLAQYGTVESCEQVNTDTETAVVNVRYGAKDQARLAMEKLNGYMMENYALKVTYIPDETAAQEGPSAGGRRGFNARGPPRSTSPGLGARPKVQSDIPLRMLVPTQFVGAIIGKEGATIRNITKQTHSKIDIHRKENAGAAEKPITIHSTPEGCSNACRTIMEIMQKEAVDTKFTEEIPLKILAHNNFVGRLIGKEGRNLKKIEQDTGTKITISPLQDLTLYNPERTITVKGSIEVCSRAEEEVMKKIRESYESDMAAMNLQSNLIPGLNLNALGLFPSGAPGMGPSMSNVPPPGAHSGCSTFGGHPESETVHLFIPALAVGAIIGKQGQHIKQLSHFAGASIKIAPAEGMDAKQRMVIIVGPPEAQFKAQCRIFGKLKEENFFGPKEEVKLEAHIKVPSFAAGRVIGKGGKTVNELQNLTCAEVVVPRDQTPDENDQVIVKISGHFFACQLAQRKIQEILAQVRRQQQSKPTSGPQPPLPRRK, from the exons ATGAATAAGCTATACATTGGCAACGTGAGCGCAGGGGCGAGCGAAGAGGACTTCGAAACTATCTTTGAGCAGTGGAAGATTCCGCACAGTGGTCCTTTTCTTGTCAAAACTGGCTATGCGTTTGTGGATTGCCCGGACGAGAAGGCTGCAATGAAGGCCATCGATGTTCTTTCAG GTAAAGTTGAACTTCATGGGAAAGTTCTCGAAGTGGAGCACTCGGTCCCCAAACGTCAAAG GAGCTGTAAGCTGCAGATCAGGAACATCCCACCTCACATGCAGTGGGAG GTTTTGGATAGTATGCTCGCTCAGTATGGCACAGTAGAGAGCTGTGAACAAG TAAACACTGACACAGAGACTGCAGTAGTCAACGTTCGATATGGAGCCAAGGATCAAGCCAGGCT TGCAATGGAGAAGCTAAATGGATATATGATGGAGAACTATGCCTTGAAAGTGACCTATATCCCTGATGAGACTGCTGCACAAGAGGGTCCTTCAGCAGGGGGCAGGAGAGGCTTTAATGCCCGTGGACCGCCTCGTTCCACCTCTCCAGGTCTGGGCGCCCGTCCCAAAGTGCAGTCAGACATCCCACTACGCATGCTGGTTCCAACACAGTTTGTAGGTGCAATTATCGGCAAAGAGGGTGCTACTATTCGCAACATCACCAAACAGACCCACTCAAA GATTGATATCcatagaaaagaaaatgcaggtGCAGCAGAGAAACCAATCACAATTCACTCCACCCCTGAAGGTTGTTCGAATGCTTGCAGAACTATCATGGAGATTATGCAGAAGGAGGCCGTCGACACAAAGTT TACTGAGGAGATCCCACTGAAGATCCTTGCACACAACAACTTTGTAGGAAGACTAATTGGGAAGGAAGGACGAAACCTGAAGAAAATCGAGCAGGACACAGGGACCAAGATCACAATCTCACC TCTCCAGGACCTGACTCTGTACAACCCAGAGCGGACCATCACAGTGAAGGGCTCCATAGAAGTATGCTCAAGAGCTGAGGAGGAGGTGATGAAGAAGATCAGGGAATCTTATGAAAGTGACATGGCTGCTATGAAC CTCCAGTCCAACCTGATTCCAGGCTTGAATCTGAATGCTTTAGGTTTATTCCCTAGTGGAGCACCTGGTATGGGTCCCTCTATGTCGAATGTTCCTCCTCCTGGAGCCCACAGTGGATGCTCAACATTTGGG GGACACCCAGAGTCAGAGACAGTTCACCTGTTCATCCCTGCACTTGCGGTGGGAGCCATTATTGGTAAACAGGGTCAACACATCAAACAGTTGTCACACTTTGCCGGAGCTTCAATCAAG ATTGCCCCTGCTGAAGGAATGGATGCCAAACAGAGGATGGTCATCATTGTTGGACCACCAGAGGCTCAATTTAAG GCTCAGTGTCGCATCTTTGGCAAGTTGAAGGAAGAGAATTTTTTTGGACCTAAGGAAGAAGTGAAGCTGGAAGCTCACATCAAGGTTCCCTCCTTTGCCGCTGGACGAGTCATTGGAAAGGGTGGGAAAACG GTGAATGAGCTCCAGAACCTAACGTGTGCAGAAGTAGTGGTTCCCAGGGACCAAACACCTGATGAGAATGACCAGGTTATAGTCAAAATCAGTGGACACTTCTTTGCATGCCAG CTGGCCCAGAGGAAGATTCAAGAGATCCTGGCCCAGGTAAGGAGGCAGCAGCAGTCAAAGCCCACATCTGGGCCCCAACCTCCACTGCCCCGCAGGAAATGA
- the igf2bp3 gene encoding insulin-like growth factor 2 mRNA-binding protein 3 isoform X1, translated as MNKLYIGNVSAGASEEDFETIFEQWKIPHSGPFLVKTGYAFVDCPDEKAAMKAIDVLSGKVELHGKVLEVEHSVPKRQRSCKLQIRNIPPHMQWEVLDSMLAQYGTVESCEQVNTDTETAVVNVRYGAKDQARLAMEKLNGYMMENYALKVTYIPDETAAQEGPSAGGRRGFNARGPPRSTSPGLGARPKVQSDIPLRMLVPTQFVGAIIGKEGATIRNITKQTHSKIDIHRKENAGAAEKPITIHSTPEGCSNACRTIMEIMQKEAVDTKFTEEIPLKILAHNNFVGRLIGKEGRNLKKIEQDTGTKITISPLQDLTLYNPERTITVKGSIEVCSRAEEEVMKKIRESYESDMAAMNLQSNLIPGLNLNALGLFPSGAPGMGPSMSNVPPPGAHSGCSTFGCSPYGGEGPFWASMLLASSQTLAQGHPESETVHLFIPALAVGAIIGKQGQHIKQLSHFAGASIKIAPAEGMDAKQRMVIIVGPPEAQFKAQCRIFGKLKEENFFGPKEEVKLEAHIKVPSFAAGRVIGKGGKTVNELQNLTCAEVVVPRDQTPDENDQVIVKISGHFFACQLAQRKIQEILAQVRRQQQSKPTSGPQPPLPRRK; from the exons ATGAATAAGCTATACATTGGCAACGTGAGCGCAGGGGCGAGCGAAGAGGACTTCGAAACTATCTTTGAGCAGTGGAAGATTCCGCACAGTGGTCCTTTTCTTGTCAAAACTGGCTATGCGTTTGTGGATTGCCCGGACGAGAAGGCTGCAATGAAGGCCATCGATGTTCTTTCAG GTAAAGTTGAACTTCATGGGAAAGTTCTCGAAGTGGAGCACTCGGTCCCCAAACGTCAAAG GAGCTGTAAGCTGCAGATCAGGAACATCCCACCTCACATGCAGTGGGAG GTTTTGGATAGTATGCTCGCTCAGTATGGCACAGTAGAGAGCTGTGAACAAG TAAACACTGACACAGAGACTGCAGTAGTCAACGTTCGATATGGAGCCAAGGATCAAGCCAGGCT TGCAATGGAGAAGCTAAATGGATATATGATGGAGAACTATGCCTTGAAAGTGACCTATATCCCTGATGAGACTGCTGCACAAGAGGGTCCTTCAGCAGGGGGCAGGAGAGGCTTTAATGCCCGTGGACCGCCTCGTTCCACCTCTCCAGGTCTGGGCGCCCGTCCCAAAGTGCAGTCAGACATCCCACTACGCATGCTGGTTCCAACACAGTTTGTAGGTGCAATTATCGGCAAAGAGGGTGCTACTATTCGCAACATCACCAAACAGACCCACTCAAA GATTGATATCcatagaaaagaaaatgcaggtGCAGCAGAGAAACCAATCACAATTCACTCCACCCCTGAAGGTTGTTCGAATGCTTGCAGAACTATCATGGAGATTATGCAGAAGGAGGCCGTCGACACAAAGTT TACTGAGGAGATCCCACTGAAGATCCTTGCACACAACAACTTTGTAGGAAGACTAATTGGGAAGGAAGGACGAAACCTGAAGAAAATCGAGCAGGACACAGGGACCAAGATCACAATCTCACC TCTCCAGGACCTGACTCTGTACAACCCAGAGCGGACCATCACAGTGAAGGGCTCCATAGAAGTATGCTCAAGAGCTGAGGAGGAGGTGATGAAGAAGATCAGGGAATCTTATGAAAGTGACATGGCTGCTATGAAC CTCCAGTCCAACCTGATTCCAGGCTTGAATCTGAATGCTTTAGGTTTATTCCCTAGTGGAGCACCTGGTATGGGTCCCTCTATGTCGAATGTTCCTCCTCCTGGAGCCCACAGTGGATGCTCAACATTTGGG tgCAGTCCTTATGGGGGTGAGGGGCCATTTTGGGCTTCTATGCTGTTGGCAAGCAGCCAGACCCTTGCT CAGGGACACCCAGAGTCAGAGACAGTTCACCTGTTCATCCCTGCACTTGCGGTGGGAGCCATTATTGGTAAACAGGGTCAACACATCAAACAGTTGTCACACTTTGCCGGAGCTTCAATCAAG ATTGCCCCTGCTGAAGGAATGGATGCCAAACAGAGGATGGTCATCATTGTTGGACCACCAGAGGCTCAATTTAAG GCTCAGTGTCGCATCTTTGGCAAGTTGAAGGAAGAGAATTTTTTTGGACCTAAGGAAGAAGTGAAGCTGGAAGCTCACATCAAGGTTCCCTCCTTTGCCGCTGGACGAGTCATTGGAAAGGGTGGGAAAACG GTGAATGAGCTCCAGAACCTAACGTGTGCAGAAGTAGTGGTTCCCAGGGACCAAACACCTGATGAGAATGACCAGGTTATAGTCAAAATCAGTGGACACTTCTTTGCATGCCAG CTGGCCCAGAGGAAGATTCAAGAGATCCTGGCCCAGGTAAGGAGGCAGCAGCAGTCAAAGCCCACATCTGGGCCCCAACCTCCACTGCCCCGCAGGAAATGA
- the igf2bp3 gene encoding insulin-like growth factor 2 mRNA-binding protein 3 isoform X5: MNKLYIGNVSAGASEEDFETIFEQWKIPHSGPFLVKTGYAFVDCPDEKAAMKAIDVLSGKVELHGKVLEVEHSVPKRQRSCKLQIRNIPPHMQWEVLDSMLAQYGTVESCEQVNTDTETAVVNVRYGAKDQARLAMEKLNGYMMENYALKVTYIPDETAAQEGPSAGGRRGFNARGPPRSTSPGLGARPKVQSDIPLRMLVPTQFVGAIIGKEGATIRNITKQTHSKIDIHRKENAGAAEKPITIHSTPEGCSNACRTIMEIMQKEAVDTKFTEEIPLKILAHNNFVGRLIGKEGRNLKKIEQDTGTKITISPLQDLTLYNPERTITVKGSIEVCSRAEEEVMKKIRESYESDMAAMNLQSNLIPGLNLNALGLFPSGAPGMGPSMSNVPPPGAHSGCSTFGVSDSFHVENFNGAPPSSGQKHIYIQQGHPESETVHLFIPALAVGAIIGKQGQHIKQLSHFAGASIKIAPAEGMDAKQRMVIIVGPPEAQFKAQCRIFGKLKEENFFGPKEEVKLEAHIKVPSFAAGRVIGKGGKTVNELQNLTCAEVVVPRDQTPDENDQVIVKISGHFFACQLAQRKIQEILAQVRRQQQSKPTSGPQPPLPRRK; this comes from the exons ATGAATAAGCTATACATTGGCAACGTGAGCGCAGGGGCGAGCGAAGAGGACTTCGAAACTATCTTTGAGCAGTGGAAGATTCCGCACAGTGGTCCTTTTCTTGTCAAAACTGGCTATGCGTTTGTGGATTGCCCGGACGAGAAGGCTGCAATGAAGGCCATCGATGTTCTTTCAG GTAAAGTTGAACTTCATGGGAAAGTTCTCGAAGTGGAGCACTCGGTCCCCAAACGTCAAAG GAGCTGTAAGCTGCAGATCAGGAACATCCCACCTCACATGCAGTGGGAG GTTTTGGATAGTATGCTCGCTCAGTATGGCACAGTAGAGAGCTGTGAACAAG TAAACACTGACACAGAGACTGCAGTAGTCAACGTTCGATATGGAGCCAAGGATCAAGCCAGGCT TGCAATGGAGAAGCTAAATGGATATATGATGGAGAACTATGCCTTGAAAGTGACCTATATCCCTGATGAGACTGCTGCACAAGAGGGTCCTTCAGCAGGGGGCAGGAGAGGCTTTAATGCCCGTGGACCGCCTCGTTCCACCTCTCCAGGTCTGGGCGCCCGTCCCAAAGTGCAGTCAGACATCCCACTACGCATGCTGGTTCCAACACAGTTTGTAGGTGCAATTATCGGCAAAGAGGGTGCTACTATTCGCAACATCACCAAACAGACCCACTCAAA GATTGATATCcatagaaaagaaaatgcaggtGCAGCAGAGAAACCAATCACAATTCACTCCACCCCTGAAGGTTGTTCGAATGCTTGCAGAACTATCATGGAGATTATGCAGAAGGAGGCCGTCGACACAAAGTT TACTGAGGAGATCCCACTGAAGATCCTTGCACACAACAACTTTGTAGGAAGACTAATTGGGAAGGAAGGACGAAACCTGAAGAAAATCGAGCAGGACACAGGGACCAAGATCACAATCTCACC TCTCCAGGACCTGACTCTGTACAACCCAGAGCGGACCATCACAGTGAAGGGCTCCATAGAAGTATGCTCAAGAGCTGAGGAGGAGGTGATGAAGAAGATCAGGGAATCTTATGAAAGTGACATGGCTGCTATGAAC CTCCAGTCCAACCTGATTCCAGGCTTGAATCTGAATGCTTTAGGTTTATTCCCTAGTGGAGCACCTGGTATGGGTCCCTCTATGTCGAATGTTCCTCCTCCTGGAGCCCACAGTGGATGCTCAACATTTGGGGTAAGTGACAGTTTCCATGTTGAAAACTTTAATGGTGCCccccc CTCTTCTggtcaaaaacatatttatatccAGCAGGGACACCCAGAGTCAGAGACAGTTCACCTGTTCATCCCTGCACTTGCGGTGGGAGCCATTATTGGTAAACAGGGTCAACACATCAAACAGTTGTCACACTTTGCCGGAGCTTCAATCAAG ATTGCCCCTGCTGAAGGAATGGATGCCAAACAGAGGATGGTCATCATTGTTGGACCACCAGAGGCTCAATTTAAG GCTCAGTGTCGCATCTTTGGCAAGTTGAAGGAAGAGAATTTTTTTGGACCTAAGGAAGAAGTGAAGCTGGAAGCTCACATCAAGGTTCCCTCCTTTGCCGCTGGACGAGTCATTGGAAAGGGTGGGAAAACG GTGAATGAGCTCCAGAACCTAACGTGTGCAGAAGTAGTGGTTCCCAGGGACCAAACACCTGATGAGAATGACCAGGTTATAGTCAAAATCAGTGGACACTTCTTTGCATGCCAG CTGGCCCAGAGGAAGATTCAAGAGATCCTGGCCCAGGTAAGGAGGCAGCAGCAGTCAAAGCCCACATCTGGGCCCCAACCTCCACTGCCCCGCAGGAAATGA
- the igf2bp3 gene encoding insulin-like growth factor 2 mRNA-binding protein 3 isoform X2 — MNKLYIGNVSAGASEEDFETIFEQWKIPHSGPFLVKTGYAFVDCPDEKAAMKAIDVLSGKVELHGKVLEVEHSVPKRQRSCKLQIRNIPPHMQWEVLDSMLAQYGTVESCEQVNTDTETAVVNVRYGAKDQARLAMEKLNGYMMENYALKVTYIPDETAAQEGPSAGGRRGFNARGPPRSTSPGLGARPKVQSDIPLRMLVPTQFVGAIIGKEGATIRNITKQTHSKIDIHRKENAGAAEKPITIHSTPEGCSNACRTIMEIMQKEAVDTKFTEEIPLKILAHNNFVGRLIGKEGRNLKKIEQDTGTKITISPLQDLTLYNPERTITVKGSIEVCSRAEEEVMKKIRESYESDMAAMNLQSNLIPGLNLNALGLFPSGAPGMGPSMSNVPPPGAHSGCSTFGCSPYGGEGPFWASMLLASSQTLAGHPESETVHLFIPALAVGAIIGKQGQHIKQLSHFAGASIKIAPAEGMDAKQRMVIIVGPPEAQFKAQCRIFGKLKEENFFGPKEEVKLEAHIKVPSFAAGRVIGKGGKTVNELQNLTCAEVVVPRDQTPDENDQVIVKISGHFFACQLAQRKIQEILAQVRRQQQSKPTSGPQPPLPRRK, encoded by the exons ATGAATAAGCTATACATTGGCAACGTGAGCGCAGGGGCGAGCGAAGAGGACTTCGAAACTATCTTTGAGCAGTGGAAGATTCCGCACAGTGGTCCTTTTCTTGTCAAAACTGGCTATGCGTTTGTGGATTGCCCGGACGAGAAGGCTGCAATGAAGGCCATCGATGTTCTTTCAG GTAAAGTTGAACTTCATGGGAAAGTTCTCGAAGTGGAGCACTCGGTCCCCAAACGTCAAAG GAGCTGTAAGCTGCAGATCAGGAACATCCCACCTCACATGCAGTGGGAG GTTTTGGATAGTATGCTCGCTCAGTATGGCACAGTAGAGAGCTGTGAACAAG TAAACACTGACACAGAGACTGCAGTAGTCAACGTTCGATATGGAGCCAAGGATCAAGCCAGGCT TGCAATGGAGAAGCTAAATGGATATATGATGGAGAACTATGCCTTGAAAGTGACCTATATCCCTGATGAGACTGCTGCACAAGAGGGTCCTTCAGCAGGGGGCAGGAGAGGCTTTAATGCCCGTGGACCGCCTCGTTCCACCTCTCCAGGTCTGGGCGCCCGTCCCAAAGTGCAGTCAGACATCCCACTACGCATGCTGGTTCCAACACAGTTTGTAGGTGCAATTATCGGCAAAGAGGGTGCTACTATTCGCAACATCACCAAACAGACCCACTCAAA GATTGATATCcatagaaaagaaaatgcaggtGCAGCAGAGAAACCAATCACAATTCACTCCACCCCTGAAGGTTGTTCGAATGCTTGCAGAACTATCATGGAGATTATGCAGAAGGAGGCCGTCGACACAAAGTT TACTGAGGAGATCCCACTGAAGATCCTTGCACACAACAACTTTGTAGGAAGACTAATTGGGAAGGAAGGACGAAACCTGAAGAAAATCGAGCAGGACACAGGGACCAAGATCACAATCTCACC TCTCCAGGACCTGACTCTGTACAACCCAGAGCGGACCATCACAGTGAAGGGCTCCATAGAAGTATGCTCAAGAGCTGAGGAGGAGGTGATGAAGAAGATCAGGGAATCTTATGAAAGTGACATGGCTGCTATGAAC CTCCAGTCCAACCTGATTCCAGGCTTGAATCTGAATGCTTTAGGTTTATTCCCTAGTGGAGCACCTGGTATGGGTCCCTCTATGTCGAATGTTCCTCCTCCTGGAGCCCACAGTGGATGCTCAACATTTGGG tgCAGTCCTTATGGGGGTGAGGGGCCATTTTGGGCTTCTATGCTGTTGGCAAGCAGCCAGACCCTTGCT GGACACCCAGAGTCAGAGACAGTTCACCTGTTCATCCCTGCACTTGCGGTGGGAGCCATTATTGGTAAACAGGGTCAACACATCAAACAGTTGTCACACTTTGCCGGAGCTTCAATCAAG ATTGCCCCTGCTGAAGGAATGGATGCCAAACAGAGGATGGTCATCATTGTTGGACCACCAGAGGCTCAATTTAAG GCTCAGTGTCGCATCTTTGGCAAGTTGAAGGAAGAGAATTTTTTTGGACCTAAGGAAGAAGTGAAGCTGGAAGCTCACATCAAGGTTCCCTCCTTTGCCGCTGGACGAGTCATTGGAAAGGGTGGGAAAACG GTGAATGAGCTCCAGAACCTAACGTGTGCAGAAGTAGTGGTTCCCAGGGACCAAACACCTGATGAGAATGACCAGGTTATAGTCAAAATCAGTGGACACTTCTTTGCATGCCAG CTGGCCCAGAGGAAGATTCAAGAGATCCTGGCCCAGGTAAGGAGGCAGCAGCAGTCAAAGCCCACATCTGGGCCCCAACCTCCACTGCCCCGCAGGAAATGA